A stretch of the Chitinophaga sp. Cy-1792 genome encodes the following:
- a CDS encoding SusD/RagB family nutrient-binding outer membrane lipoprotein: MNYKTFKIAGLAVAAVLSFGSCTKNFESINKNPYGSTDQDLQADFAIVAAQLQQAQRSIYLYQPVPSFQLQQNLLGDVFSGYMMSATPFAGNSNNLNYNLLDGWTSSSFTIAYANVMNPLYNAGAFSKQKNLPDALAMSEILRVEAMHRVSDIFGPIIYTKYNVANTEGGVDFDAQKDAYYAFFADLKDAIALLTPYAGKPGSTLFAKADLVYGGSYTKWLKFANTLRLRLALRIVKIDPAKAKTEGEAALADPAGLLSDVSDNFNVNIGSTTHPLNTINNSWDDIRMGAPASSILGGYKDPRLAAYYLPATDAKVAGQYIGIRNGIDIDAKERYVGYSKLATFPSQIQLMTAAEAWFLKAEAALRGWAGAGSAQTNYQTGIQTSFNQYGLGDATSYINNSTNTPAPYTDPKAITAGANDVKAGDPHLSTVTIKWDAAASFERSLERIITQKWIAMYPEGEEAWSEFRRTGYPKLFPVVINNSGGKISTEDFVRRATFPSNEYQTNEAAVQRAISTLSVQKDVGGTHLWWDPVQ, translated from the coding sequence ATGAATTATAAAACATTCAAAATAGCAGGTCTGGCAGTTGCGGCCGTACTGAGCTTCGGCAGCTGTACCAAGAACTTCGAATCTATCAATAAAAACCCTTATGGTTCTACCGATCAGGACCTGCAGGCAGATTTTGCCATCGTAGCAGCACAGCTGCAACAGGCACAACGCAGTATATATCTCTATCAGCCGGTACCATCCTTCCAGCTACAGCAAAACCTGCTGGGAGATGTATTCAGCGGCTATATGATGTCGGCCACACCATTCGCAGGCAACAGCAATAACCTGAACTATAACCTCCTCGATGGATGGACCAGTTCTTCCTTTACTATTGCCTATGCCAATGTGATGAACCCATTGTATAATGCCGGTGCTTTCTCCAAACAGAAAAATCTGCCAGATGCCCTGGCGATGTCAGAGATATTGCGTGTAGAAGCCATGCACCGGGTGAGTGATATCTTCGGACCTATCATCTACACAAAATATAATGTTGCCAACACAGAAGGCGGTGTTGATTTTGACGCACAGAAAGATGCCTATTACGCATTTTTTGCAGACCTGAAAGATGCCATCGCCCTGCTGACACCCTACGCAGGTAAGCCCGGCAGCACCCTGTTCGCCAAAGCAGACCTGGTATACGGCGGAAGCTATACCAAATGGCTGAAATTCGCCAACACCTTACGTCTGAGACTCGCACTCCGCATCGTTAAAATTGATCCTGCAAAAGCAAAAACAGAAGGAGAAGCCGCACTCGCTGATCCTGCAGGTCTCTTATCCGATGTAAGCGATAACTTCAACGTAAACATAGGTAGCACTACACATCCTTTAAATACCATCAACAACTCATGGGATGATATCCGTATGGGCGCCCCGGCATCCTCCATACTGGGTGGTTATAAAGACCCAAGACTGGCGGCATACTATCTGCCCGCTACAGATGCTAAAGTAGCAGGTCAGTATATTGGTATCCGTAATGGTATTGACATAGATGCAAAAGAAAGATATGTGGGGTATTCCAAGCTTGCCACTTTCCCCAGCCAGATCCAGCTCATGACAGCCGCAGAGGCATGGTTCCTGAAAGCGGAAGCAGCATTACGCGGCTGGGCCGGCGCTGGTAGCGCACAAACCAACTACCAGACAGGTATACAGACCTCCTTCAACCAGTATGGTCTGGGAGATGCCACCAGCTATATTAATAACAGCACCAATACGCCTGCACCATATACCGATCCCAAGGCTATTACCGCCGGCGCCAATGATGTTAAAGCTGGTGATCCGCACCTGAGCACCGTTACCATCAAATGGGATGCTGCTGCTTCCTTTGAGCGTAGCCTGGAACGTATCATCACACAGAAATGGATCGCTATGTATCCGGAAGGGGAAGAAGCCTGGTCTGAGTTCAGAAGAACAGGTTACCCTAAATTATTCCCTGTAGTTATTAATAATAGTGGTGGAAAGATCAGTACCGAAGATTTTGTGAGAAGGGCCACTTTCCCTAGCAATGAGTACCAGACCAATGAAGCGGCCGTACAACGTGCTATTTCCACTTTAAGTGTACAAAAAGATGTAGGGGGTACTCACCTCTGGTGGGATCCTGTACAATAA
- a CDS encoding SusC/RagA family TonB-linked outer membrane protein: MKNNLRLMKVCLAAGVALTSIIADNAQVRAAGLNEPGLSYTSIFQNKEVTGTVRDNKGNALPGVTVQVKGTSRGTQTNADGAFTLEAKSGDILIFSSVGFGVKEVPVGNGSSLKVVLDDNVRGLNELVVTALGIQRKAKELTYSTQSVKNEELTTVKETNVVNSLSGKISGLQVNRSASGVAGSARVVLRGQKSIRENQPLYVVDGVPIANFTSAQPTDLWGQSSGASSGGRDGGDILSTINPDDIESVNVLKGASASALYGSQAANGVIMITTKKGKAGQARVNYSSNFTLDNPAYKPDLQYEYLQTNKDNLYSWGPKGSSPDHVKSFFQNGTTWINSINVAGGTDKAQTYFSYSNTTNKGILPTSKFDQHTVNFRENASFLNDRLNIDANVLATTQNAHNRPSSGLYYNALTGLYLFPRGLDFQSYKNQFEYFSPTRNMYLQNWWNLNYDEGKSGQDSQQNPYWILNRNVTENRKDNLIAAITLKYTLNKWLTIQARGNANKSWDKYELKANAGTQTTIADNNGRYTYDYITSTQYYGDVLLTGTPKISNNFGLNFTLGSSITDLKQDRTFLDSKDGDLAFANVFHIGNLNLNSATKVVPGGLRRQLQSVFATAGLNFREKVFLDLTGRNDWSSTLAYTPNMKKGYLYYSAGLNTIITDLVKFPSWADYGKVRLSYAKVGNDVAPFSTLPTNTISSGILTSNTSGSFLGQPLKPEMTTSVELGTEWRFLDNRLNFDFTWYNSHTKDQYFDFRISSGFLYPNAFINAGNVRNTGIEATLGYQVIKQKNLGWTTTFNFTRNKNTLIELAPQLHGDYTITPKGDNVNNYALVLHEGSSFGDIYGKQFQRAADGSILVDDNGKPLAKDGALTYLGNPTPKFLLGWNNSFNYKQFTLNFLIDGRFGGKVMSITQAMLDEYGVSKATANARNAGGVNIAATKASGGKFSGPIDAATFYGAVAGRAGITEYYMYDATNVRLRELSLVYSIPLHSKAVKDLKVGFVGRNLFFFTKKAPYDPELSMSTDNGLQGVDVFGLPATRSFGLNLKVVL; encoded by the coding sequence ATGAAAAACAATCTACGCCTTATGAAAGTGTGTCTGGCAGCAGGAGTTGCCCTCACTAGCATAATTGCAGACAATGCACAGGTGAGGGCGGCCGGTCTTAATGAGCCCGGGCTATCCTACACCAGCATTTTCCAGAACAAAGAGGTGACTGGAACTGTCCGTGATAATAAAGGAAATGCGCTGCCGGGAGTAACAGTTCAGGTGAAGGGTACATCCAGAGGTACTCAAACAAACGCTGATGGTGCGTTTACGCTGGAAGCCAAATCAGGCGATATATTAATATTCAGTTCAGTTGGATTCGGCGTAAAAGAAGTGCCAGTAGGTAATGGCAGTAGTCTGAAAGTAGTACTGGACGATAATGTCAGAGGCCTGAACGAATTAGTTGTTACCGCATTGGGTATTCAACGTAAGGCAAAAGAGTTAACATATTCCACACAGTCTGTCAAAAATGAAGAGCTGACAACTGTTAAAGAGACCAATGTGGTCAATAGTTTGTCCGGGAAAATTTCCGGATTGCAGGTAAACCGCAGCGCCAGCGGCGTTGCCGGTTCTGCAAGAGTAGTATTGCGCGGCCAGAAATCCATTCGTGAAAACCAACCCCTTTATGTGGTAGACGGCGTTCCTATTGCGAACTTCACCAGTGCACAACCCACTGACCTCTGGGGACAATCATCAGGAGCATCCTCAGGGGGCAGGGATGGTGGAGACATTCTCAGTACCATCAACCCCGACGACATCGAAAGCGTGAACGTACTCAAAGGCGCCTCTGCCTCCGCATTGTATGGTAGCCAGGCTGCCAACGGTGTTATCATGATCACCACCAAAAAAGGAAAAGCAGGACAGGCAAGAGTAAACTACTCTTCCAACTTCACACTGGATAACCCTGCCTATAAGCCAGACCTGCAGTATGAATACCTGCAGACAAACAAAGACAACCTCTATAGCTGGGGCCCTAAAGGCAGCAGCCCCGATCACGTGAAATCATTCTTCCAGAATGGTACCACCTGGATCAACAGTATCAACGTAGCCGGTGGTACAGATAAAGCGCAGACTTATTTCTCCTATTCAAATACTACGAATAAAGGAATTCTGCCTACCTCAAAATTTGATCAGCATACCGTTAACTTCAGGGAAAATGCCAGCTTCCTGAACGACAGGCTGAACATCGATGCGAACGTACTGGCCACCACCCAGAACGCACATAACCGTCCAAGCTCAGGTTTATACTACAATGCTTTGACCGGTTTGTACCTCTTCCCACGCGGATTGGATTTTCAATCATATAAAAACCAGTTTGAGTACTTCTCTCCTACCCGGAATATGTATCTCCAAAACTGGTGGAACCTTAACTACGATGAAGGGAAAAGCGGACAGGACTCACAACAGAACCCTTATTGGATCCTCAACAGGAACGTAACAGAGAACAGGAAAGACAACCTGATAGCAGCCATTACGTTGAAGTATACACTCAACAAGTGGCTGACTATTCAGGCCAGAGGAAACGCCAATAAATCATGGGATAAGTATGAGCTGAAAGCCAATGCCGGTACACAAACAACCATCGCAGACAACAACGGCCGCTATACCTACGATTATATCACCAGTACCCAATATTACGGTGATGTACTCTTAACCGGTACCCCTAAGATCTCCAATAACTTTGGCCTGAACTTCACCTTAGGTAGCAGCATCACTGATCTCAAACAGGACCGTACCTTCCTCGATTCCAAAGATGGAGACCTGGCATTTGCCAACGTATTCCATATCGGTAACCTGAACCTCAATTCCGCCACCAAAGTAGTTCCTGGCGGTCTGAGAAGGCAGCTGCAATCCGTGTTTGCCACAGCAGGACTGAATTTCCGTGAGAAAGTGTTTTTAGATTTAACCGGACGTAATGACTGGTCATCGACCCTGGCATATACGCCGAATATGAAAAAAGGCTACCTGTATTACAGTGCAGGTCTGAACACCATCATTACCGACCTGGTGAAGTTCCCATCTTGGGCTGATTATGGAAAAGTACGTTTATCCTATGCTAAAGTAGGTAACGACGTAGCACCTTTTTCCACCTTACCCACCAACACTATTTCTTCGGGTATCCTGACATCAAATACCTCCGGTTCTTTCCTGGGCCAGCCACTGAAACCTGAAATGACCACTTCCGTGGAATTAGGTACAGAATGGCGCTTCCTGGATAACAGGCTGAATTTTGATTTCACCTGGTACAATTCACATACAAAAGATCAATACTTCGATTTCCGCATATCGAGTGGCTTCCTTTACCCTAATGCCTTTATCAATGCTGGTAATGTTCGCAATACGGGTATTGAGGCCACTTTAGGTTACCAGGTGATCAAACAGAAAAACCTGGGATGGACCACCACCTTCAACTTCACCAGGAATAAAAATACCCTGATTGAACTGGCGCCTCAGTTACATGGCGACTATACCATTACCCCTAAAGGCGATAACGTTAATAACTATGCCCTGGTACTACATGAAGGCAGTTCCTTCGGAGATATCTATGGCAAACAGTTCCAGCGTGCAGCAGATGGTAGTATCCTGGTAGATGACAATGGCAAGCCACTTGCCAAAGACGGTGCGCTGACCTATCTCGGTAACCCTACCCCTAAATTCCTGCTCGGATGGAACAACAGCTTTAACTATAAGCAATTCACCCTCAACTTCCTGATCGATGGTCGTTTTGGTGGTAAAGTAATGAGTATTACACAGGCGATGCTGGATGAATATGGCGTATCAAAAGCCACCGCAAACGCCCGTAATGCTGGCGGCGTAAACATAGCAGCCACTAAAGCCAGTGGCGGCAAATTCAGTGGTCCTATCGATGCAGCCACCTTCTATGGAGCAGTAGCGGGTCGTGCAGGTATCACAGAATATTATATGTATGATGCTACCAACGTACGACTCAGAGAGCTTTCGCTCGTGTACAGCATTCCGCTGCACAGCAAAGCGGTGAAAGACCTGAAAGTAGGCTTTGTAGGCCGTAACCTGTTCTTCTTCACGAAGAAAGCACCTTACGACCCGGAGCTGAGCATGAGTACCGACAACGGTTTACAAGGCGTGGACGTATTTGGATTACCAGCTACACGCAGTTTTGGTCTTAATCTGAAAGTAGTGCTTTAA